One genomic segment of Mytilus galloprovincialis chromosome 5, xbMytGall1.hap1.1, whole genome shotgun sequence includes these proteins:
- the LOC143076187 gene encoding uncharacterized protein LOC143076187, protein MKGIILVGIYLIISTNVALCQVIPGLSPSKPNRMLQACMTRTGPVASSEPAYNNQPANSINQWCQIYQTTLPCVTKYLPSASASNPNDWYLSLVYDQEYANKTSNGVCSRLKKYGNRMGCLTTDMNHAEMCVSLLTSPIASHIHKTFQLNSTSNVGDENSLRACLIPVTASRCFEPFFKTCRRGIRKLLSKYFMILSGKCLHIARKYQNVTTPKPNQKGEVTSAKPSEEEEDTEDTSHKTSGKDRTETSVNLQQHNTRLPATAQSDDNDNTKLRSKHIHRQTPDSISDKILSTSTINLKHIKSMATRNKAVPQIRPPFENVVKMRIIERVIHSDVETEPNQNSNRFNVVPVKHAIHVHEPFVVTKHRLEGHGQTTKPPKQIDNKHPSTDENTDVSEVDEDEPSTHSNNQLEDNKTFQKIVHTTPRTLTPDIRDDSFFQQKPAKQMETTTVTLEKVNEDIYIEDSKILSAMKPLSEKEIDRPDEVKEVQSILTTFDNLTESSSSSEDDSVIDEPERSDSEDDSEISENDSVISENDSAISESERRTKVQSTVSSTLKIDLSNQVKIRTTTETFKSQKGSQKGGSGGPTLGYSFIVLVTLTVISVSIKTL, encoded by the exons ATGAAAG GTATAATACTAGTCGGTATCTATCTGATTATCAGCACAAATGTTGCCTTGTGTCAAGTTATACCCGGCCTGTCACCATCAAAACCAAACCGAATGTTACAGGCATGTATGACCAGAACGGGACCAGTTGCTAGCAGTGAACCAGCTTACAACAATCAACCAGCTAACTCTATAAATCAGTGGTGCCA AATCTACCAGACCACTCTACCATGTGTAACAAAGTATTTACCATCTGCTAGTGCTTCCAATCCCAACGACTGGTACCTAAGTCTAGTATATGACCAAGAATACGCAAACAAAACCAGTAATGGTGTTTGTTCTAGACTTAAAA AATATGGAAACAGAATGGGATGCCTGACAACAGACATGAATCATGCAGAAATGTGTGTCAGCTTGCTCACATCACCAATAGCATCGCACATACACAAGACGTTCCAGCTTAACTCTACATCCAATGTTGGAGATGAAAATTCACTCAGAGCTTGCTT AATTCCAGTAACAGCTTCCAGATGTTTTGAACCGTTTTTTAAAACGTGTCGAAGAGGAATACGAAAacttctttcaaaatattttatgatactgAGTGGTAAATGTCTACACATTGCTAGAAAATACCAAAATGTTACAACCCCTAAACCGAACCAAAAAGGTGAAGTCACATCTGCGAAACCATCGGAAGAGGAGGAAGATACAGAAGACACTTCACATAAGACTTCAGGAAAAGACAGAACAGAAACATCAGTTAATTTACAACAACACAACACAAGATTGCCAGCAACTGCTCAGTCTGACGACAATGATAATACCAAGTTACGATCCAAACATATACATAGACAAACTCCGGATTCAATATCTGATAAAATACTATCAACTTCAACAATAAATCTAAAACATATAAAGTCTATGGCAACAAGAAACAAGGCTGTACCACAAATACGACCTCCTTTCGAAAACGTAGTTAAAATGAGAATAATAGAAAGAGTTATTCATTCAGATGTCGAAACTGAACCAAATCAAAATTCAAATCGTTTTAATGTCGTTCCAGTTAAACATGCAATTCACGTACATGAACCTTTTGTTGTAACTAAGCACAGATTAGAAGGGCATGGACAGACGACAAAACCTCCAAAGCAAATAGATAATAAACATCCTTCTACCGACGAAAATACTGATGTGTCAGAAGTCGACGAAGATGAGCCTTCTACTCATTCTAATAATCAGTTGGAAGACAATAAAACGTTCCAGAAAATTGTTCATACAACACCTCGAACATTAACACCTGACATAAGGGATGACAGTTTCTTTCAACAGAAACCTGCCAAGCAGATGGAAACGACCACTGTTACATTAGAAAAAGTGAATGAAGACATTTACATAGAAGATAGTAAAATTTTATCGGCAATGAAACCACTGTCCGAGAAAGAAATAGATCGTCCAGATGAAGTAAAAGAAGTACAGAGTATTCTGACAACTTTTGATAACTTAACTGAAAGCAGCAGTTCAAGTGAAGATGATAGTGTGATCGATGAACCTGAAAGAAGTGATAGTGAAGATGACAGTGAGATTAGTGAAAATGACAGTGTAATCAGTGAAAATGACAGTGCGATCAGTGAGTCTGAAAGAAGGACTAAAGTTCAGTCTACTGTTTCTTCTACTCTTAAAATTGATTTATCAAATCAAGTAAAGATAAGAACTACTACAGAGACATTTAAATCTCAAAAGGGTTCACAGAAAGGCGGATCAGGAGGACCAACACTTGgatatagttttattgttttagTTACACTGACGGTTATATCTGTTTCAATCAAAACACTGTAA